From a single Phacochoerus africanus isolate WHEZ1 chromosome 11, ROS_Pafr_v1, whole genome shotgun sequence genomic region:
- the LOC125112212 gene encoding olfactory receptor 6M1-like: MEVQNQTTVTEFILTAFPALHKLQVFLFAVLLVTYMLTLTGNGVIISLIWADNRLQTPMYFFLSNLSFLDILFTSSVTPKLLACLLEDRKTISLAGCITQTYFFFFLGTVEFILLAVMSFDRYVAICNPLRYTIIMNSRVCLLLVLGCWVGAFLSVLCPVILLSRLPFCSKEINHFFCDIAPLLQAACIDPHFLELISFLLSSLILLTSLVLTTVSYTYIISTILRIPSAQGRQKAFSTCASHITVVSIAYGSNIFMYVRPSQSHSLEFDKVTAVLTIMGTPLLNPFIYSLRNEKVKEVLRDAVNKIMSLWHQKP, translated from the coding sequence ATGGAGGTGCAGAATCAGACCACAGTGACTGAGTTCATCCTGActgccttccctgccctccaCAAGCTGCAGGTTTTCCTCTTCGCAGTTCTCCTGGTGACTTACATGCTTACTCTAACAGGAAACGGTGTCATCATCTCCCTAATATGGGCTGATAATCGCCTCCAAACCccaatgtacttcttcctcagtaaTTTGTCATTTTTGGACATTTTATTCACCAGCTCAGTTACCCCAAAACTGTTGGCCTGTCTCCTAGAGGACAGGAAGACCATCTCCCTTGCAGGCTGCATCACCCAaacatacttctttttcttcctggggaCAGTGGAGTTTATCCTGTTGGCGGTGATGTCCtttgaccgctacgtggccatctgcaaccccCTGCGCTATACCATCATCATGAACAGCAGGGTCTGCCTCCTGCTGGTCCTGGGCTGCTGGGTGGGGGCCTTCCTGTCCGTGCTCTGCCCAGTTATTCTGCTGTCCAGGTTGCCTTTCTGCTCTAAGGAGATTAatcacttcttctgtgacatCGCCCCTCTGCTACAGGCGGCCTGCATCGACCCTCATTTCCTTGAGTTGATAAGCTTCCTCTTGTCTTCCCTCATCCTCCTGACCTCCCTGGTGCTCACCACCGTGTCCTACACCTACATCATTTCCACCATCCTGCGCATCCCCTCCGCCCAGGGACGTCagaaagccttctccacctgtgctTCCCACATCACCGTCGTCTCCATTGCCTACGGGAGCAACATCTTCATGTATGTGAGGCCCAGCCAGAGTCATTCCCTGGAATTCGACAAAGTGACAGCTGTCCTCACCATAATGGGGACCCCACTTCTGAACCCCTTCATTTATAGTCTAAGGAATGAAAAGGTAAAGGAAGTTTTGAGAGATGCAGTCAACAAAATTATGTCCTTATGGCACCAGAAACCTTGA